Proteins from one Halanaerobiaceae bacterium ANBcell28 genomic window:
- a CDS encoding S8 family peptidase has product MLKRKKMKLLLFTVFAIAFLFGCSNNYDDTFLVQGRIELNETQAEIFSQSSLKNASINNDISTAPIETAFYNPQEYIIKFNQAVEKSYIKNTLLDDQAQQVRKISKDMYKVSFKNHDDNSLLNSLQENNKIEYIEPDYLIHVQSTTPNDPAFSQQWNLEMLNLKKTWSSFQGSSDITVAVIDTGILLDHPDLHANIVEGYDFVDNDFDPIDSDPDFSHGTHVAGIIGAMTDNNEGIAGINWDISIMPIRVIGPGGSGGYSALIAGIYWAVDNGADVINLSLAGSVDSKSLRDAVRYAVDNNVTVVAASGNNGSSPILYPARYPEVISVGAIGPDKKRAFYSNYGPELDVVAPGGNSSLLRYKHNTILSTAGYMTENGPVHEYSWSQGTSMATPHVSGLIALLYSTGINDPTEIRNIIKDSADKLGSAQEYGAGLININRALGIEQQDSDNNYNDNSNNKINIIAINNKNGAKKISSIDNVNKDFTLALEEGSWDIFAEKGRYNGLVRINVPEEKNFIIQLKEDLK; this is encoded by the coding sequence ATGTTAAAAAGAAAGAAAATGAAATTGCTATTGTTTACTGTTTTTGCTATCGCTTTCCTGTTTGGCTGTTCTAATAATTATGATGATACTTTTCTTGTTCAAGGGCGTATAGAACTAAATGAGACTCAAGCAGAAATATTTAGTCAAAGTAGCTTAAAAAATGCTAGTATAAATAATGATATTTCTACTGCACCAATTGAAACAGCATTTTATAATCCTCAGGAATATATTATTAAATTTAATCAAGCTGTAGAAAAAAGCTACATAAAAAATACACTTTTGGATGATCAAGCTCAACAAGTAAGAAAAATCTCTAAAGACATGTATAAGGTTAGTTTTAAGAACCATGATGACAATAGTTTACTAAATTCTTTACAAGAAAACAATAAAATTGAATATATTGAACCAGACTACCTTATTCATGTCCAAAGTACTACACCAAATGATCCAGCTTTTTCACAACAATGGAACTTAGAAATGCTTAATTTAAAAAAAACCTGGTCTAGCTTCCAAGGATCAAGCGATATAACAGTAGCAGTTATTGACACTGGCATTCTACTAGACCATCCTGATTTGCACGCTAATATTGTTGAGGGTTATGACTTCGTTGATAATGACTTTGATCCAATAGACAGCGATCCTGACTTTAGTCATGGTACTCATGTAGCAGGCATAATAGGGGCTATGACTGATAACAACGAAGGAATAGCTGGAATAAATTGGGATATTAGTATTATGCCTATTCGAGTGATAGGTCCAGGAGGAAGTGGCGGTTATAGTGCCTTAATAGCTGGTATTTACTGGGCGGTAGATAATGGTGCTGATGTTATCAACCTAAGTCTTGCTGGTTCTGTAGATTCCAAGTCTTTACGAGATGCAGTTAGATATGCAGTAGATAATAACGTGACAGTAGTAGCAGCATCTGGCAACAATGGAAGTTCACCTATACTATATCCTGCTAGATACCCTGAAGTTATTAGCGTTGGAGCAATAGGTCCAGATAAGAAACGAGCATTTTACTCCAATTATGGTCCAGAACTTGATGTTGTAGCACCAGGTGGAAATAGTTCACTTCTAAGATACAAACATAATACTATTTTAAGTACTGCTGGATATATGACTGAAAATGGACCTGTTCATGAATACAGTTGGTCACAGGGCACCTCAATGGCTACCCCTCATGTTTCAGGTTTAATTGCATTGTTATATAGTACTGGTATTAATGACCCTACAGAAATAAGAAATATTATAAAAGATAGCGCAGATAAACTAGGTAGTGCTCAAGAATATGGTGCAGGACTTATAAATATTAATAGAGCATTAGGAATTGAACAACAAGACAGTGATAATAACTATAATGATAATTCCAACAATAAAATAAATATTATTGCAATAAATAATAAGAATGGCGCAAAAAAAATAAGTAGTATAGATAATGTTAATAAGGATTTTACATTAGCATTAGAAGAAGGATCATGGGATATATTTGCTGAAAAAGGTAGATACAACGGACTAGTTAGAATCAACGTCCCTGAGGAAAAGAACTTTATAATTCAACTAAAGGAAGATTTAAAGTAA
- a CDS encoding OmpH family outer membrane protein, translating to MKRWRSKCTMSLLLILLLTSVLSLYLVPNTFAQSEYVGRVAYIDLWAVFNVHPEKPTAEAELNDLAQSMQSELEERARDLTADEQQELLKQYQSKLSEKEQELIQEIIDSIKEVVIILAEEKQLEMVLDSKNVIYGGYDLSDDIIERINKELQSEETINLDDDSLIELEYSSSSDE from the coding sequence ATGAAACGATGGAGAAGTAAATGTACTATGTCCTTATTATTAATCTTGCTGCTTACAAGCGTTCTGTCATTATATTTAGTTCCTAATACCTTTGCTCAGTCTGAGTACGTTGGAAGAGTAGCTTATATAGACCTCTGGGCTGTTTTTAATGTTCATCCAGAAAAACCGACTGCTGAGGCAGAATTAAATGACTTAGCTCAGTCTATGCAGTCTGAACTTGAAGAGAGAGCAAGAGATCTTACGGCAGATGAACAACAGGAATTATTAAAGCAATACCAAAGTAAATTAAGTGAAAAAGAACAGGAATTAATTCAAGAAATAATCGATTCTATTAAAGAGGTTGTTATTATTTTAGCAGAAGAAAAACAACTGGAAATGGTTTTAGATAGTAAAAATGTTATATATGGTGGTTATGATTTAAGTGATGATATTATAGAGCGTATAAATAAAGAGCTGCAAAGTGAAGAGACTATAAATTTAGATGACGATAGTTTGATAGAATTAGAATATTCTTCAAGTTCTGATGAGTAA
- the lpxD gene encoding UDP-3-O-(3-hydroxymyristoyl)glucosamine N-acyltransferase, translated as MLNKKVYTAEYLAKKVEGKLNGDYTGKISEVAAVSESNETSITFAESKNFIKAAKKSSAAVVIVPEGVEISGKTTIQVENPRLAYAIISSLFAPDIYYKPGVHKSAVIAETAKIGENVSIHPNVVIDENAEIADNVILAPAVYIGKNVKVGKNTLIHPNVVVEYDTEIGDNVIIQSGTVIASDGYGFVSTEEGHYKIPQLGNVIIGDDVEIGANVTIDRGASGPTMIAKGTKVDNLVQIAHNVKIGQECLIIAQVGIAGSSELGDRVILAGKTGVVDHIKIADNATIASNSTVTKDIPSSVFYSGNPAHDHKSELREQAARRRLPELLKTVKKLEKKIKELESEISEKD; from the coding sequence ATGTTAAATAAAAAAGTATATACAGCAGAGTATTTAGCAAAAAAAGTAGAAGGTAAATTAAATGGGGATTATACAGGAAAGATAAGCGAAGTAGCAGCTGTTAGCGAAAGCAATGAGACATCTATTACATTTGCTGAGAGTAAGAATTTTATTAAAGCCGCAAAAAAATCTTCTGCGGCTGTTGTAATAGTACCTGAGGGAGTTGAAATATCAGGTAAAACAACAATTCAAGTAGAAAATCCTCGTTTAGCATATGCGATAATTTCTTCCTTATTTGCTCCTGATATTTATTATAAACCAGGAGTTCATAAATCAGCAGTTATTGCAGAGACAGCTAAAATTGGAGAGAATGTTTCTATTCATCCTAATGTAGTAATTGATGAAAATGCAGAAATCGCTGATAACGTAATATTAGCACCTGCTGTTTATATTGGTAAAAATGTAAAAGTAGGTAAAAATACTTTGATACATCCTAATGTAGTTGTGGAATATGATACTGAAATTGGAGATAATGTGATTATACAAAGTGGTACTGTAATTGCTTCAGATGGATATGGTTTTGTTAGTACAGAGGAAGGTCATTATAAGATACCTCAATTAGGAAATGTAATTATAGGTGATGATGTAGAGATAGGGGCAAATGTAACTATTGATCGTGGGGCAAGTGGCCCTACCATGATTGCTAAAGGTACTAAGGTAGATAATCTTGTTCAAATTGCTCATAATGTTAAGATAGGCCAGGAATGTTTGATTATAGCACAGGTTGGTATTGCTGGTAGTTCAGAATTAGGAGACAGAGTTATTCTAGCGGGCAAAACTGGTGTTGTAGATCATATTAAGATTGCGGATAATGCTACAATAGCAAGCAATAGTACAGTTACAAAAGATATACCTTCTTCTGTCTTTTATTCAGGGAATCCTGCTCATGACCATAAGAGTGAATTAAGGGAACAGGCAGCACGTAGACGTTTGCCAGAATTATTGAAAACTGTAAAAAAATTAGAGAAAAAAATAAAAGAATTGGAGAGTGAAATAAGTGAGAAAGACTAA
- a CDS encoding BamA/TamA family outer membrane protein — translation MKKYFILTFTLTLAFVLIAIPSSADVLSNAGINFQIISGIALEGNDYVADQEILSLIETEVGEFLNEEKIKSDLYAIYDLGYFQDVSVSLQPYQGGLKVIYELLEYPLVKDIILKGSESFTAEELIDLIDIEIDQILNQDKLFEGRLAIEELYHENGYVLATFTDINLSEDGVLTLELNEGYINEIIIKGNDKTEDYVIIRELEFFEGDVLNTEIIQRSFQRIVRLNIFEEFNPTLEPIKTGENKANIVIDLNEGKTGNLGAGVTWSSQDGWLGFINIQERNFMGRGQTIGFSWEFGGVTNYSISFNEPWLFGTPTSFGISLYDRTSTIEEGEDESEEHRRGGSISLGHRLVDDWNGRVRFKIEDSTRTSIEEDDEVEPEIEKSSVRSLTLQVNRDTTNHPFNPTSGSIDTFSIEYAGQMLGGDADFTKYNLDMRRYYPGFRDEHAWGFRVKAGASQGVLPSVERYRVGGSESLRGYQHGELTGTEMLLLNAEYRVPIADNFTGVVFADAGNAWDGLRNTDVKDLNFSYGAGIRMNTPIGQVRLDYGIKLEGGGQPHFSIGHAF, via the coding sequence TTGAAAAAATATTTTATACTTACATTTACTCTTACTTTAGCATTTGTATTGATTGCTATTCCATCTAGTGCAGATGTCCTATCTAATGCCGGAATAAATTTTCAAATAATTAGTGGGATTGCGTTGGAAGGAAATGATTATGTGGCAGACCAGGAAATATTGTCATTAATTGAAACAGAAGTTGGCGAGTTTTTAAATGAAGAAAAAATAAAGTCTGATTTATATGCGATTTATGATTTAGGCTATTTTCAGGATGTTAGTGTATCATTACAACCCTATCAGGGTGGCTTAAAGGTTATCTATGAATTGTTGGAATATCCTTTAGTTAAAGACATTATACTCAAAGGAAGTGAGTCATTTACTGCAGAAGAATTAATTGATCTTATTGATATTGAAATTGATCAGATTCTCAATCAGGATAAGTTATTTGAAGGAAGACTTGCCATTGAAGAATTATACCATGAAAATGGCTATGTACTAGCTACTTTTACTGATATTAATCTTTCTGAAGATGGTGTCTTAACTTTAGAGCTTAATGAAGGATATATTAATGAAATTATTATAAAAGGTAATGATAAAACTGAGGATTATGTAATTATAAGAGAATTAGAATTTTTTGAAGGAGATGTTCTCAATACAGAAATAATACAACGTTCTTTTCAGAGAATTGTACGTTTAAATATCTTTGAGGAATTTAATCCTACACTTGAACCAATAAAAACTGGAGAGAATAAAGCGAATATAGTCATTGACCTTAATGAAGGAAAAACTGGTAATTTAGGGGCTGGTGTTACCTGGAGTTCACAAGATGGATGGTTAGGTTTTATTAATATTCAGGAAAGAAACTTTATGGGTAGAGGTCAAACCATAGGATTTAGTTGGGAGTTTGGTGGTGTTACAAACTATTCAATAAGTTTTAATGAACCCTGGTTATTTGGTACACCTACTTCTTTTGGTATAAGTCTTTATGATAGAACAAGTACTATAGAAGAAGGGGAAGATGAAAGTGAAGAACATCGCCGTGGGGGGAGTATTTCATTAGGACATAGATTAGTTGATGACTGGAATGGTAGAGTTAGGTTCAAGATAGAGGATTCTACTAGAACTAGTATAGAGGAAGATGATGAAGTTGAACCAGAGATTGAAAAAAGTAGTGTTCGTAGTTTAACGTTACAGGTAAATAGAGATACTACTAATCATCCGTTTAATCCAACTAGTGGTTCTATAGATACTTTTTCTATTGAATATGCCGGGCAAATGCTTGGTGGAGATGCTGACTTTACTAAATACAATCTTGATATGAGAAGATATTATCCAGGCTTTAGGGATGAGCATGCCTGGGGATTTAGAGTTAAAGCTGGTGCGAGTCAAGGTGTATTGCCTTCAGTTGAAAGGTATCGGGTAGGTGGTTCAGAAAGCCTGAGAGGATACCAACACGGTGAACTTACAGGTACAGAAATGTTATTGTTAAATGCAGAATATCGAGTTCCTATAGCAGATAACTTTACAGGAGTTGTTTTTGCAGATGCTGGTAATGCTTGGGATGGATTGCGAAATACTGATGTAAAAGATCTTAACTTCTCATATGGAGCTGGTATTAGAATGAATACTCCAATTGGTCAGGTTAGATTGGACTATGGAATTAAACTTGAAGGCGGGGGTCAACCTCACTTTAGTATTGGGCATGCTTTCTAA
- a CDS encoding OmpH family outer membrane protein, which produces MKKILLFTLLMSLFFLVACDNAEPEQTAVMDLQLVLENSSRAQKMHQELLEIGNKLEVKYDEREEGMSSGESQEELEKIYQEYMEHKYFLEYNLNQEITRVIEEIASEEGIDVVLLNQGVYYGGIDITSQVINKLDELDGE; this is translated from the coding sequence ATGAAAAAAATACTTTTATTTACTCTGTTAATGTCTTTGTTTTTTTTAGTAGCATGTGACAATGCTGAGCCAGAACAGACGGCTGTTATGGATTTGCAACTAGTATTAGAAAATAGCAGTAGAGCACAAAAAATGCATCAAGAATTATTAGAGATTGGTAATAAATTAGAAGTCAAATATGATGAAAGAGAAGAAGGAATGTCTTCGGGTGAAAGCCAAGAGGAACTAGAAAAAATATATCAAGAATATATGGAACACAAATACTTTTTAGAATATAATTTAAATCAGGAGATAACTAGAGTAATTGAAGAAATAGCTAGTGAAGAAGGAATTGACGTTGTCTTATTGAATCAAGGAGTATATTATGGTGGTATAGACATTACCTCACAAGTAATAAATAAGCTAGATGAGCTGGATGGTGAATAG